One genomic segment of Garra rufa chromosome 13, GarRuf1.0, whole genome shotgun sequence includes these proteins:
- the LOC141348585 gene encoding polyphosphoinositide phosphatase-like has product MTLQQMPYDAGESDELNTSGRQDSFDIFEEEGLPTQVVHSLNIEPYAKYVWNVRLLEKVKDIVHPDWLLYIIHGFCGQSKLLIYGRPVYVTLIARRSSRFAGTRFLKRGANCEGDVANEVETEQIIHDASVMSLTAGSSSSCVQVRGSVPLYWSQDISTMMPKPPIRLDQADPYAHIAALHFDQMLQRFGSPIIILNLVKKREKRKHEKILSEEFYPAITNLNQFLPPEHSIEYIAWDMARYTKSKLCNVLDRLSMIAENVVKRTGFFVNRPDFYCHTLRPDERWGDLGGKVTPNGRLQTGVLRTNCVDCLDRTNTAQFMVGKCALAYQLYALGMIDKPKLQFDTDCVRLFEELYEDHGDTLSLQYGGSQLVHRVKTYRKIAPWTQHSKDIMQTLSRYYSNAFSGKPMNTWMLLSFQQPSSSLRGYISKLQSHWSMRVIASSREFGLRTQTLMF; this is encoded by the exons ATGACGCTGCAGCAGATGCCGTATGACGCCGGAGAGAGCGACGAGCTCAACACCAGCGGGAGACAGGACAGCTTTGACATCTTTGAGGAGGAGGGACTTCCCACGCAAG TCGTCCACAGCTTGAATATTGAACCTTACGCTAAATATGTGTGGAACGTCCGTCTGCTGGAGAAAGTCAAAGACATCGTCCATCCTGATTGGCTGCTCTACATCATTCACGGATTCTGCGGCCAATCCA AGTTGTTGATCTACGGTCGTCCGGTGTACGTCACACTCATCGCCCGGCGCTCCAGCCGTTTTGCAGGGACGCGTTTCCTCAAGCGAGGAGCGAACTGTGAG GGCGACGTGGCGAACGAGGTGGAGACGGAGCAGATCATCCACGACGCGTCGGTCATGTCGCTGACGGCGGGCAGTTCCTCCTCCTGTGTTCAGGTCAGAGGTTCGGTTCCTCTATACTGGTCCCAGGACATCTCCACCATGATGCCTAAACCACCCATACGCT TGGACCAGGCCGATCCATACGCTCACATCGCTGCCCTTCACTTTGATCAGATGCTGCAGAGGTTTGGTTCGCCCATCATCATCCTCAACCTCGTCAAG AAACGAGAGAAACGGAAGCATGAGAAGATCCTGAGTGAGGAGTTTTATCCCGCAATCACCAACCTGAATCAGTTTCTCCCGCCGGAGCACAGCATCGAGTACATCGCCTGGGACATGGCACGATACACAAAGAG TAAACTGTGTAACGTGTtggatcgcctcagtatgatcgCTGAGAATGTGGTGAAGAGGACGGGCTTCTTCGTTAATCGACCTGACTTTTATTGCCACACGTTACGTCCTGATGAAAG GTGGGGAGATCTCGGCGGAAAGGTCACACCGAATGGCAGGTTACAG ACGGGCGTTTTGAGGACGAACTGCGTGGACTGTCTGGATCGAACCAACACCGCTCAGTTCATGGTGGGTAAATGTGCTCTGGCGTATCAGCTCTACGCTCTCGGGATGATCGACAAACCCAAGCTTCAGTTCGACACGGACTGCGTCAG GTTATTTGAGGAGCTGTATGAGGATCACGGGGACACGCTGTCTCTACAGTATGGAGGATCTCAGCTGGTCCATCGGGTGAAGACGTACCGTAAGATCGCACCCTGGACGCAGCACTCCAAAGACATCATGCAGACGCTCTCACGCTACTATAGCAACGCCTTCTCAGGTAAACCCATGAACACCTGGATGCTGCTTTCATTT CAACAACCCAGTTCTAGTCTCCGTGGTTACATCTCCAAACTCCAATCCCATTGGTCGATG CGTGTCATCGCTTCCTCGCGGGAGTTTGGTTTGCGCACACAAACGCTCATGTTCTAG